A part of Candidatus Palauibacter scopulicola genomic DNA contains:
- a CDS encoding leucine-rich repeat domain-containing protein, whose translation MTRRRGPMRSRATAKVAVALALVGACDSAEVVGPPGGMVRSVAVTPREAHLTYLGETVRFTAAVRRDSGAVGGSAVRWESSDETVVSVDGTGQATARGNGRAEVRASLEGVSGSATVTVAQRPTSLSVFGDGQSALAGLRLPGSVGVQVQDAGGRPVSGLGVRFSVASGGGSVDPDTATTDGSGVASVAWTLGAALGEQRLAVSAGGLGADVRATAVDPNSVVARVVVWSGGRQEGVAGRPLPEPVVVQALDAATLPVPGALVRFAPDAGDGSAVPTSARTDSAGQASTEWTLGASEGDQRLRVSVGASSPALEVTATAHPDRGICARTPAVVVELLEETGAANCADVTAEQLAAVRTLSLEERNIERLRVGDFAGLSSLVWLFLEGNRLSTLPAGIFSDLISLSWLVLDENQLESLPPGMLANLPTLDLLDLGDNRLTEIPADLSGLRRLRDLNLTRNPLKSLPSDPFAGMERLESLGLHDIGLGDLPPGLLAGLPRLTSLWLGENGLTRLPAGVFDNLRRLEVLSLVDNQLTELPSSVFKNLPELNILWLQDNQLRDLDEDVFAGLANLRTVHLARNELAALPPDVFAGLSSLEHLRLDGNRLTALPPDIFAGLSRLEQVRLEGNELAGLPPGLFTGLGELRRLRLERNQISSLPPGLFDGLSRLDSLGLDHNGLTALPPHIFAGLGSLTELTLHTNQLRELPSGVFADLSRLRRLTLNSNQLVELPPGVFAGLSSLAEVRLWPNPGTPFVLPLELERTDAADALAPGPARVVLRVPSGAPGSIEVLATVHGGSASGAEFAVSAGDTRSAPLVVSRAAGSTGATYVSLGRAPALPSGLEFAVGEALVLFAPADNRPPRVTEEIPGYRLQASGPSAAVDLGAHFADPDGDALNYGARADDGSVVAARVEDGTLVLEPASEGATAVEVTARDPDGLSASRRVRVTVGPASDPDNYRIELAFVEGATEAERFTEAEKAAVRRAAARWMEVVVGDLPAVPVDTQLCYNFTRMVGTLDDIVITASISDAGPINSLGQAARCMSRESGLTLTGSIWLNRHYFDPARSMGQLSVYEVAVHEMGHILGIGSHRWNEILREETRGEPLDTHFPGPLAVEAFNEAGGRAYTGGKVPVDNVSFAPNSHWRQNMLHDELMSVSGGGALSAITVQALADLGYEVDVSRADPYTLPGADRAPAADAEAAPLFAGDVIEGPVIVVDENGRIIRIIGGN comes from the coding sequence ATGACCCGGCGACGCGGGCCCATGCGGAGCCGTGCGACGGCAAAGGTCGCCGTGGCGCTGGCGCTGGTGGGGGCGTGCGATTCGGCGGAGGTGGTGGGTCCGCCGGGGGGCATGGTGCGGTCGGTGGCGGTGACGCCTCGGGAGGCGCACCTGACGTACCTCGGGGAGACGGTGCGGTTCACGGCGGCGGTGCGGCGGGACTCGGGTGCGGTCGGTGGGAGTGCGGTGCGCTGGGAGAGCAGCGACGAGACGGTGGTGTCGGTGGACGGCACGGGTCAGGCGACGGCGCGCGGGAACGGGCGTGCGGAGGTGCGGGCGTCGCTGGAGGGCGTGAGCGGGTCGGCGACGGTGACGGTGGCGCAGCGTCCGACGTCGCTGAGCGTGTTCGGGGACGGCCAGAGCGCGCTGGCGGGCCTGCGGTTGCCGGGGAGCGTGGGGGTGCAGGTGCAGGACGCGGGGGGGCGTCCGGTGTCGGGGCTCGGGGTGCGGTTCTCGGTGGCGTCGGGCGGCGGGTCGGTGGACCCGGACACCGCGACGACGGACGGATCGGGGGTGGCGTCGGTGGCGTGGACGCTGGGGGCCGCGCTGGGCGAGCAGCGCCTGGCGGTGTCGGCCGGCGGCCTGGGAGCGGACGTGCGGGCGACGGCGGTGGATCCGAACTCGGTGGTGGCGCGCGTGGTGGTGTGGTCGGGCGGCCGTCAGGAGGGCGTGGCGGGACGGCCGCTGCCGGAGCCGGTGGTGGTGCAGGCGCTGGACGCGGCCACGCTCCCGGTGCCGGGCGCGCTGGTGCGGTTCGCCCCGGACGCCGGCGACGGCTCGGCGGTCCCGACCTCGGCGCGCACGGACAGCGCGGGCCAGGCGTCGACGGAGTGGACGCTGGGCGCGTCAGAGGGCGATCAGCGCCTCCGGGTCTCGGTGGGAGCCAGTAGCCCGGCGCTGGAAGTGACCGCGACGGCACACCCGGACCGCGGGATCTGCGCCCGGACGCCCGCGGTGGTGGTGGAGCTGCTCGAGGAGACGGGCGCGGCGAACTGCGCCGACGTGACGGCCGAGCAACTGGCGGCGGTCCGAACTCTTTCTCTCGAGGAAAGGAACATCGAGCGGCTGCGCGTCGGCGATTTCGCCGGTCTGTCGAGCTTGGTGTGGTTGTTCTTGGAGGGCAACCGTCTCAGCACGCTGCCGGCGGGGATCTTCTCGGACCTGATTTCGTTGTCGTGGCTGGTCCTCGATGAGAACCAGCTAGAATCGCTGCCGCCGGGGATGCTCGCGAACCTCCCCACTCTTGACCTCCTGGATCTGGGGGATAACCGGCTGACGGAGATCCCGGCGGACCTGAGCGGCTTGAGGCGTCTGCGGGATCTAAACTTGACGCGTAACCCGTTGAAGAGCCTGCCCTCCGACCCGTTCGCGGGCATGGAACGACTGGAGAGCTTGGGGTTGCACGATATCGGGCTGGGAGATTTGCCCCCGGGGTTGCTCGCGGGGCTGCCCAGGCTCACGAGTCTGTGGTTGGGCGAGAACGGTCTGACGCGCCTTCCCGCGGGCGTCTTCGACAATCTTCGGCGTCTGGAGGTGCTGTCGCTGGTCGACAACCAACTGACGGAACTGCCGTCCAGTGTGTTCAAGAACCTGCCGGAACTCAACATCTTGTGGCTGCAGGACAACCAGTTGCGCGACCTGGACGAGGATGTCTTCGCCGGGCTCGCGAACCTGCGAACAGTGCACCTCGCGAGGAACGAGCTTGCGGCACTGCCGCCTGACGTCTTCGCCGGGCTGTCCAGCCTGGAGCACCTGCGGCTGGACGGCAACCGGCTTACGGCGTTGCCGCCGGACATCTTCGCCGGTCTGTCGCGGCTTGAACAGGTGCGTCTCGAAGGCAACGAGCTTGCCGGGTTGCCGCCCGGGCTCTTCACGGGGTTGGGAGAGTTGAGGCGGTTGCGGTTGGAGCGAAACCAGATCTCGAGCCTGCCCCCCGGCTTGTTCGACGGGCTGTCGCGTCTGGACTCCCTGGGTCTGGATCATAACGGCCTGACCGCGCTGCCGCCGCACATCTTCGCCGGGTTGGGGAGTCTGACGGAGTTGACCCTCCATACGAACCAGCTCCGGGAGTTGCCATCGGGCGTGTTCGCGGACCTTTCGCGGCTGAGGCGTCTCACGTTGAACTCCAATCAACTTGTGGAACTGCCGCCAGGGGTGTTCGCGGGGCTTTCGAGCCTGGCGGAGGTGCGTCTGTGGCCCAACCCGGGCACACCGTTCGTGTTGCCGCTGGAGCTGGAACGCACGGACGCGGCGGATGCGCTGGCGCCGGGACCGGCGCGCGTGGTGCTGCGCGTGCCGTCGGGCGCGCCCGGGTCCATCGAAGTGCTGGCGACGGTGCACGGCGGGTCGGCGTCGGGCGCGGAGTTCGCGGTGTCGGCGGGGGACACGCGGAGCGCACCGCTGGTGGTGAGCCGGGCCGCCGGGAGTACCGGCGCGACGTACGTGAGTCTTGGGCGTGCGCCGGCGCTGCCTTCGGGTTTGGAGTTCGCGGTCGGCGAGGCGCTGGTGCTGTTCGCACCGGCGGACAACCGTCCGCCGAGGGTGACGGAGGAGATTCCGGGATATCGGCTCCAGGCGTCCGGGCCGTCGGCGGCGGTGGACCTGGGGGCGCACTTCGCCGATCCGGACGGGGATGCGCTGAACTATGGGGCGCGGGCGGACGACGGGAGCGTGGTGGCCGCGCGGGTGGAGGACGGGACGCTGGTGCTGGAGCCGGCGTCGGAGGGAGCGACGGCCGTGGAAGTGACGGCGCGCGACCCGGACGGCCTGAGCGCGTCGCGACGGGTGCGGGTGACGGTGGGGCCGGCGTCGGACCCGGACAACTACCGGATCGAGCTTGCGTTTGTCGAGGGAGCCACCGAAGCGGAGCGGTTCACGGAGGCGGAGAAGGCGGCGGTGCGGCGCGCGGCGGCGCGCTGGATGGAGGTGGTCGTGGGTGACCTGCCGGCCGTGCCGGTGGACACGCAACTGTGCTACAACTTCACGCGGATGGTGGGCACGCTGGACGACATCGTGATCACCGCGTCGATATCGGACGCGGGGCCGATCAACAGCCTCGGCCAGGCGGCCCGCTGCATGTCTCGCGAGTCGGGTCTGACTCTCACGGGCTCGATCTGGCTTAACCGACATTACTTCGACCCGGCGCGTTCGATGGGCCAGCTCAGCGTATACGAGGTCGCGGTGCACGAGATGGGGCACATTCTGGGCATCGGCTCACACCGATGGAACGAGATTCTGCGGGAGGAGACGCGGGGCGAGCCGCTGGACACGCACTTCCCGGGGCCGTTGGCGGTGGAGGCGTTCAACGAGGCGGGGGGCCGGGCGTACACCGGAGGCAAGGTCCCGGTCGACAACGTGTCGTTCGCGCCCAACAGCCACTGGCGGCAGAACATGCTGCACGACGAACTCATGTCCGTCTCCGGCGGCGGCGCCCTGAGCGCGATCACGGTGCAGGCGCTGGCGGACCTGGGCTACGAGGTCGACGTCAGCCGGGCCGACCCCTACACCCTGCCTGGCGCCGACAGGGCCCCGGCAGCGGACGCGGAAGCGGCGCCCCTGTTCGCCGGCGACGTCATCGAGGGCCCGGTGATCGTGGTCGACGAGAACGGCAGAATCATCCGCATCATCGGCGGCAACTGA